A genomic region of Mycobacterium senriense contains the following coding sequences:
- a CDS encoding SixA phosphatase family protein, with protein MTDQRTLLLMRHAKSDYPPGVADHDRPLAPRGIKQAGLAGDWLRANAPTIDGVLCSTATRTRETLLNTRIDAPARYSERLYASTPGTMIDEINTVDDGVSTLLVIGHEPTMSTLALALGGAGDTNTSAAERISVKFPTSAIAVLTVPCAWKQLELGVATLIDFEVPR; from the coding sequence GTGACTGACCAGCGCACGTTGCTGTTGATGCGGCACGCGAAGTCCGACTACCCGCCCGGGGTCGCCGACCATGATCGGCCGTTGGCGCCCCGCGGCATCAAGCAGGCCGGGCTCGCAGGCGACTGGTTGCGTGCCAACGCGCCCACCATCGATGGGGTGCTGTGCTCCACGGCGACGCGCACCCGCGAGACGCTGCTGAACACCCGCATCGATGCTCCGGCGCGATACAGCGAGCGCCTCTATGCCAGCACCCCCGGCACGATGATCGACGAGATCAACACGGTGGACGACGGCGTCAGCACGCTGCTCGTCATCGGGCACGAGCCGACGATGTCGACCCTCGCGCTGGCGCTCGGCGGTGCCGGGGATACGAATACATCTGCCGCCGAACGGATTTCGGTCAAGTTTCCGACGTCGGCGATCGCGGTGCTCACCGTGCCGTGCGCCTGGAAGCAGCTGGAGCTCGGGGTGGCGACGTTGATCGACTTCGAGGTGCCGCGCTAG
- a CDS encoding alpha/beta hydrolase, protein MTMTAKRSRIQEKLAELPGVRPVRRPISPHSAEEFDLYYVRAGHKSAHPLVIIPGGPGVASVQMYKGLRRRAAAAGLDVIMIEHRGVGMSRHDDSGADLPPQSLTVNQVVDDVAAVLDDVQAESAGIYGASYGTYIAAGVGVRHPHRVRGMVLDSPLLSRHDIVIVRRAIRRLLLKGDSPETASVAPKMRKLVDAGVMNATATQVVATIYGYGGAELLERQLDLLLDGRKLLWWALSRFTTLSNLPFRYEEDLVSRIAFRELDYAAEPDGLPLDPAVAESRTRTHRVTFEDEPYDLAAEMPKFDWPTAVVSGGRDLITPPAVAQRVASLLPNAVLLSLPNMAHSALDFREPVALASADAVQRGDLNGLVAQASALDALPPRPEVRLLWKALGAAAVAEGALPIPNRLRRRLNSV, encoded by the coding sequence ATGACCATGACCGCGAAGCGCAGCCGGATACAGGAGAAGTTGGCGGAATTGCCCGGCGTGCGGCCCGTGCGCCGGCCGATCTCACCGCACAGCGCCGAAGAGTTCGATCTTTACTACGTGCGCGCGGGCCACAAGTCCGCTCATCCGCTGGTCATCATCCCCGGCGGCCCGGGAGTGGCTTCGGTGCAGATGTACAAGGGGCTGCGGCGGCGGGCGGCGGCGGCCGGTCTCGACGTCATCATGATCGAGCACCGCGGGGTGGGGATGTCGCGCCACGACGATTCGGGTGCTGATCTGCCTCCGCAGTCACTGACCGTGAACCAGGTGGTCGACGATGTGGCGGCGGTGCTGGACGACGTCCAAGCGGAGTCGGCCGGCATCTACGGCGCCTCATACGGCACCTACATCGCGGCCGGCGTCGGGGTGCGCCATCCGCACCGGGTGCGCGGCATGGTGCTCGATTCACCGCTGCTGTCGCGGCACGACATCGTCATCGTGCGCCGCGCGATCCGCCGGCTGCTGCTGAAGGGCGACAGCCCCGAAACCGCTTCGGTGGCACCAAAAATGCGCAAGCTTGTCGACGCCGGTGTGATGAACGCGACGGCAACACAGGTTGTCGCGACGATCTACGGCTATGGCGGAGCCGAACTGCTCGAGCGGCAACTCGACCTGTTGCTCGATGGCAGAAAACTGCTGTGGTGGGCACTATCCCGGTTCACCACCCTGAGCAATCTGCCGTTTCGGTACGAAGAAGATCTGGTGAGCCGCATCGCGTTCCGCGAACTGGATTACGCGGCCGAACCCGACGGTCTACCGCTCGATCCCGCGGTCGCCGAAAGCAGAACACGAACGCACCGAGTGACTTTCGAAGACGAGCCCTATGACCTGGCGGCCGAAATGCCGAAATTCGACTGGCCCACCGCGGTGGTTTCCGGAGGTCGTGACCTGATCACGCCGCCGGCCGTCGCGCAACGCGTGGCGTCGTTGCTGCCCAATGCGGTGCTGTTGAGCCTGCCGAACATGGCGCACAGCGCGCTGGATTTCCGTGAGCCGGTCGCCCTCGCCAGTGCCGATGCGGTCCAGCGCGGCGACCTGAATGGGCTTGTCGCACAGGCGTCGGCGCTGGATGCGCTCCCCCCGCGCCCGGAGGTGCGATTGCTGTGGAAGGCGCTCGGCGCGGCGGCCGTCGCCGAAGGTGCCCTGCCGATCCCGAATCGGCTGCGGCGGCGGCTCAACTCCGTGTGA
- a CDS encoding ABC transporter family substrate-binding protein, translated as MVTAGAGTRFAQAFFAIALVLSGCSPAVSLIPETGHNAQIGSTSDVNPHDPATLQDGGDLRLALTDFPPNFNILHIDGNSADVSAMMKATLPRAFVIGPDGSTTVDTDYFTSIELTGTAPQVVTYTINPKAVWSDGTPITWEDIASQIHALSGADKAFEIAGPSGADRVASVTRGVDDRQAVMTFAKPYAEWRGMFAGNGMLLPKSMTATPEAFNKGQLEGPGPSAGPFVVSSLDRTTQRIVLSRNPKWWGARPRLNSITYLVLDDAARLPALQNNTIDATGVGTIDQLTIAQRTQGISIRRAPAPAWSHFTFNGAPGSILADKALRVAVAKGIDRQTIAKVVQYGLTSDPVALGNHIYVAGQQGYQDNSSVVPYDPAAAGRELDALGWKRVGQFREKDGRPLVIRDLFYDAQGSRQFAQIAQHSLAQIGVKLELVSRSGSGFFTNYINVGAFDMAQFGWLGDAFPLSALTQIYNSDGESNFGKIGSEQIDAAIEGTLEELDPAKAQALANNLDKMIWAEGFSLPLTQSPGDVAVRSTLANFGAAGLADLDYTAIGFTRS; from the coding sequence GTGGTCACGGCGGGTGCGGGCACCCGGTTCGCGCAGGCGTTCTTCGCGATAGCCCTTGTGTTGTCGGGCTGCTCGCCGGCGGTCAGCCTGATTCCGGAGACCGGGCACAACGCACAGATCGGCTCGACGAGCGACGTCAACCCACACGATCCGGCGACCCTGCAAGACGGCGGCGACCTGCGACTGGCGCTGACCGACTTTCCGCCGAACTTCAACATCTTGCACATCGACGGCAACTCGGCCGACGTCTCCGCGATGATGAAGGCCACCCTGCCGCGGGCGTTCGTCATCGGGCCCGACGGCTCGACGACGGTCGACACCGACTACTTCACCAGCATCGAGCTCACCGGCACTGCGCCGCAGGTGGTTACGTACACGATCAACCCCAAGGCGGTGTGGTCCGACGGCACGCCGATCACCTGGGAGGACATCGCCAGCCAGATCCACGCCCTGAGCGGCGCCGACAAGGCCTTTGAGATCGCCGGGCCCAGCGGCGCCGACCGCGTCGCGTCGGTGACCCGCGGCGTCGACGACCGGCAGGCCGTCATGACGTTCGCCAAGCCCTACGCCGAATGGCGCGGCATGTTCGCCGGCAACGGAATGCTGCTGCCCAAGAGCATGACCGCCACCCCGGAGGCGTTCAACAAGGGCCAGCTGGAGGGGCCGGGCCCGTCGGCCGGCCCGTTCGTCGTCTCGTCGCTGGATCGGACCACCCAGCGGATCGTGTTGAGCCGCAACCCGAAATGGTGGGGCGCGCGCCCCCGCCTAAACAGCATCACGTACTTGGTGCTCGACGACGCCGCGCGGTTGCCTGCCTTGCAGAACAACACGATCGACGCCACCGGTGTCGGCACGATCGACCAGCTGACCATCGCGCAGCGCACCCAGGGAATCTCGATCCGGCGTGCGCCCGCTCCGGCCTGGTCTCATTTCACGTTCAACGGCGCCCCGGGTTCGATCCTGGCCGACAAGGCGCTGCGCGTCGCGGTGGCCAAGGGGATCGATCGGCAGACCATCGCCAAGGTCGTCCAGTACGGCCTCACCAGTGATCCTGTGGCACTGGGCAATCATATCTATGTCGCCGGGCAGCAGGGCTATCAAGACAACAGCTCGGTCGTGCCCTACGACCCGGCCGCGGCCGGGCGGGAGCTTGACGCGCTGGGCTGGAAACGGGTCGGGCAGTTCCGGGAGAAGGACGGCCGGCCGCTGGTGATCCGTGACTTGTTCTACGACGCCCAGGGCAGCCGGCAATTCGCCCAGATCGCCCAGCACAGTCTCGCCCAGATCGGCGTCAAGCTCGAGCTGGTATCCCGGTCGGGCAGCGGCTTCTTCACCAACTACATCAACGTCGGCGCTTTCGATATGGCCCAATTCGGTTGGCTCGGAGACGCTTTCCCGCTCTCGGCGCTGACCCAGATCTACAACTCCGACGGGGAGAGCAACTTCGGCAAGATCGGCAGCGAGCAGATCGACGCCGCGATCGAAGGCACGCTGGAAGAACTCGATCCGGCCAAGGCGCAGGCATTGGCCAACAATCTGGACAAGATGATCTGGGCGGAGGGATTCAGTCTTCCGCTGACCCAGTCGCCCGGCGATGTCGCGGTGCGCAGCACGCTGGCCAATTTCGGCGCGGCCGGTCTCGCCGACCTCGACTACACCGCCATCGGGTTCACACGGAGTTGA
- a CDS encoding metallophosphoesterase family protein yields MRFLHTADWQLGMTRHFLAGDAQPRYSAARRDAVSGLGALAAEVGAEFVVVSGDVFEHNQLPPKVIGQSLEAMRAIGIPVYLLPGNHDPLDASSVYTSALFTAERPDNVVVLDQAGVHQVRPGLEILAAPWRSKVPTTDLVADVLDDLPAAEGTRILVAHGGVDVLDPDRDKPSLIRLATVDDALTRGAVHYVALGDKHSLTQVGGSGRVWYSGSPEVTNFDDVEADPGHVLIVDIDEADPQRAVSVTPRHLGSWRFVTMHRQVDTSRDIADLDMNLDLMTEKDRTVVRLALTGSLTVTDRAALDACLDKYARLFAWLGLWERHTDLAVIPADGEFNDLGIGGFAAAAVEELVATAREDCATAVDAQAALALLLRLTDRGAA; encoded by the coding sequence ATGCGATTCCTGCACACCGCCGACTGGCAGTTGGGCATGACCCGGCACTTCCTCGCCGGCGACGCGCAGCCGCGCTATTCGGCGGCCCGCCGCGACGCGGTTTCCGGTCTGGGCGCACTGGCAGCAGAGGTGGGCGCCGAGTTCGTCGTCGTGTCTGGTGATGTCTTCGAACACAATCAGCTCCCGCCCAAGGTGATCGGGCAGTCCCTGGAAGCCATGCGCGCCATCGGAATCCCGGTGTACCTGCTGCCGGGCAACCACGACCCCCTGGACGCCTCGTCGGTGTACACCAGCGCGCTGTTCACCGCCGAGCGTCCCGACAACGTGGTGGTGCTCGATCAGGCCGGGGTCCATCAGGTGCGTCCCGGGCTGGAAATACTCGCCGCACCGTGGCGGTCGAAGGTACCGACCACCGACCTGGTCGCCGACGTCCTCGACGACCTGCCCGCGGCGGAGGGCACCCGGATCCTCGTCGCGCACGGCGGCGTCGACGTGCTGGACCCCGACCGGGACAAGCCCTCGCTGATTCGGCTCGCCACGGTTGACGACGCGCTGACCCGCGGCGCGGTGCACTATGTGGCGCTGGGGGATAAGCACTCACTCACTCAGGTCGGCGGCAGTGGCCGGGTGTGGTACTCCGGCTCCCCGGAAGTCACCAACTTCGACGACGTCGAAGCCGATCCCGGCCACGTCCTGATCGTCGACATCGACGAGGCCGACCCGCAGCGCGCGGTCTCCGTGACGCCGCGGCACCTCGGCAGCTGGCGGTTCGTCACGATGCATCGGCAGGTCGACACCAGCCGCGACATCGCCGATCTGGACATGAACCTGGACCTGATGACCGAGAAGGACCGAACCGTGGTGCGCCTCGCCCTTACCGGGTCGCTGACGGTCACCGACCGCGCCGCGCTGGACGCCTGCCTCGACAAATACGCACGGTTGTTCGCGTGGCTGGGCCTGTGGGAACGTCACACCGATCTGGCGGTGATCCCCGCCGACGGCGAATTCAACGATCTGGGCATCGGAGGTTTCGCGGCCGCGGCCGTCGAAGAATTGGTGGCGACGGCGCGCGAAGACTGCGCGACCGCGGTCGACGCGCAGGCGGCGCTGGCGCTACTGCTGCGCCTCACCGACCGGGGCGCGGCGTGA
- a CDS encoding DUF3558 domain-containing protein: MRAASRSSRTARVVATVVIAALLVLTGCSRSIGGNAVKAGGNVPRNNNSQQQYPNLLKECEVLTSDILAKTVGADPLDIQSTFVGAICRWQAANPAGLIDITRFWFEQGSLSNERKVAEFLKYKIETRSIAGIDSIVMRPDDANGACGVASDAAGVVGWWINPQAPGIDACGQAIKLMELTLATNS, from the coding sequence ATGCGCGCCGCGTCGCGCAGCAGCAGGACTGCACGCGTCGTCGCGACCGTCGTGATCGCCGCGCTGCTGGTGTTGACGGGCTGTTCCCGCTCGATCGGGGGCAACGCGGTCAAGGCGGGTGGCAATGTGCCCCGCAACAACAACTCCCAGCAGCAGTATCCGAACCTGCTCAAGGAATGTGAGGTCTTGACCAGCGACATCCTGGCCAAGACCGTCGGCGCCGACCCGCTCGACATTCAGAGCACCTTCGTCGGCGCGATCTGCCGCTGGCAGGCGGCCAACCCGGCCGGCCTGATCGACATCACCCGGTTCTGGTTCGAGCAGGGCAGCCTGAGCAACGAGCGCAAGGTCGCCGAGTTCTTGAAGTACAAGATCGAGACGCGTTCGATCGCCGGCATCGACTCCATCGTGATGCGGCCCGACGACGCGAACGGTGCGTGCGGCGTGGCGAGCGACGCCGCCGGGGTGGTCGGGTGGTGGATCAACCCGCAGGCACCGGGCATCGATGCGTGCGGGCAGGCCATCAAGCTGATGGAGCTGACGCTGGCCACCAACTCTTGA
- a CDS encoding dipeptide ABC transporter ATP-binding protein produces MSPLLEVTDLAVTFPTGGDPVTAVRGISYRIEPGEVVAMVGESGSGKSVSAMAAIGLLPEYAQVRGSVRLHDTELLGLGDDAMSRFRGKTVGTVFQDPMSALTPVYTVGDQIAEAIEIHQPRVGRKAARRRAVELLELVGIAQPERRARGFPHELSGGERQRVVIAIAIANDPDLLICDEPTTALDVTVQAQILEVLKTARDITGAGVLIITHDLGVVAEFADRALVMYAGRVVESASVPDLYRDRRMPYTVGLLGSVPRLDAAQGTRLVPIPGAPPSLAGLDPGCPFAPRCPLAIDECRLAEPELVSVGADHRAACIRTDQVDGRSAADIYGVSTDARQAESAGTSVVVRVRDLTKTYRLTKGVLRRSAGEVRAVDGVSFELRQGRTLGIVGESGSGKSTTLHEILELTGPESGSIEVLGTDVTALSAASRRALRRDIQVVFQDPVASLDPRLPVFELLAEPLRANGFDKSRTNSRVAELLEIVGLRRADAVRYPAEFSGGQKQRIGIARALALQPKILALDEPVSALDVSIQAGIINLLLDLQERFGLSYLFVSHDLSVVKHLAHHVVVMYAGAIVEQGDSRQVFADPQHEYTRRLLNAVPQPDPDRRV; encoded by the coding sequence ATGAGCCCGCTGCTCGAGGTAACCGACCTGGCGGTCACGTTCCCGACGGGTGGCGACCCGGTGACCGCGGTGCGCGGTATCAGCTACCGCATCGAACCGGGGGAAGTCGTCGCCATGGTCGGCGAATCCGGTTCGGGGAAGTCCGTTTCGGCGATGGCGGCCATCGGCCTGTTACCCGAGTACGCACAGGTGCGCGGCTCGGTGCGGTTGCACGACACCGAACTGCTGGGCCTCGGCGACGACGCGATGTCGCGGTTCCGCGGCAAGACGGTCGGCACGGTGTTCCAGGATCCCATGTCCGCGCTGACACCCGTCTACACCGTCGGCGACCAGATCGCCGAGGCGATCGAAATCCACCAGCCGCGAGTGGGCAGAAAGGCCGCTCGTCGGCGTGCCGTGGAACTGCTCGAGCTGGTAGGCATCGCGCAGCCGGAGCGACGCGCCCGCGGGTTTCCGCATGAGCTGTCCGGCGGCGAACGGCAACGGGTGGTCATCGCGATCGCCATCGCCAACGACCCAGACCTGTTGATCTGCGACGAGCCCACCACCGCGCTGGATGTCACGGTGCAGGCGCAGATCCTCGAGGTGCTCAAGACGGCGCGCGACATCACCGGCGCCGGGGTGCTCATCATCACCCACGACCTCGGAGTGGTGGCCGAATTCGCCGACCGCGCCCTGGTCATGTACGCCGGGCGGGTCGTCGAATCCGCTTCCGTGCCTGACCTTTACCGCGACCGCCGCATGCCGTACACCGTCGGGCTGCTGGGCTCGGTACCCCGACTGGACGCCGCCCAGGGCACCCGGTTGGTGCCGATCCCCGGTGCGCCGCCGTCGCTGGCGGGCCTGGATCCCGGGTGCCCCTTCGCGCCCCGCTGCCCGCTGGCCATCGACGAATGTCGGCTCGCGGAGCCGGAATTGGTTTCCGTCGGCGCCGATCACCGGGCGGCCTGCATCCGCACCGATCAGGTCGACGGCCGAAGCGCCGCGGACATTTACGGGGTGAGCACCGACGCCCGCCAAGCGGAATCCGCCGGCACGTCGGTGGTCGTTCGGGTGCGCGACCTGACCAAGACCTACCGGCTGACCAAGGGCGTGTTGCGCCGTAGCGCCGGTGAGGTGCGCGCCGTCGACGGCGTCAGTTTCGAATTGCGGCAGGGTCGCACCCTGGGCATCGTCGGCGAATCGGGTTCGGGCAAGTCGACCACCCTGCACGAGATCTTGGAACTCACCGGGCCCGAATCGGGTTCGATCGAGGTGCTGGGCACCGACGTCACCGCGTTGAGCGCCGCGAGCAGGCGGGCGCTGCGGCGCGACATCCAGGTCGTGTTCCAAGACCCGGTCGCGTCGCTCGACCCGCGGCTACCGGTGTTCGAGCTGCTCGCAGAACCCCTGCGGGCCAACGGGTTCGACAAGAGCCGCACTAACTCGCGCGTCGCCGAGCTGCTTGAGATCGTGGGGCTGCGCCGCGCCGACGCGGTCCGTTACCCCGCGGAGTTCTCCGGCGGGCAGAAGCAGCGCATCGGCATAGCGCGTGCGCTCGCTCTGCAACCGAAGATCCTGGCGCTCGACGAACCTGTGTCCGCGCTCGACGTGTCCATCCAGGCCGGAATCATCAACCTGCTGCTCGACCTGCAGGAGCGGTTCGGCCTGTCCTACCTGTTTGTCTCCCACGATCTTTCGGTGGTCAAGCACCTCGCGCACCACGTCGTCGTGATGTACGCCGGCGCGATCGTGGAGCAGGGCGACAGCCGTCAGGTCTTCGCCGACCCGCAACACGAATACACGCGGCGGCTGCTGAACGCGGTACCGCAACCGGATCCGGACCGACGTGTCTAG
- a CDS encoding AAA family ATPase — MKLRRLVLTNYRGISHREIDFPDHGVVVVCGANEIGKSSMIEALDLLLEARDRSTKKEVKQVKPTHSDVGSEVSAEISCGPYRFIYRKRFHKKCETELTVVRPYREQLTGDEAHERVRAMLAETVDSDLWHAQRVLQSASTAAVDLSGCDALSRALDVAAGDSGGLCGTEPLLIERIDAEYGRYFTPTGRPTGEWAAAIARLADAEAAVAECAAAVAEVDDRVARHAVLTQQVADFSQRRIAAGPRVTAAQQAADKIAALTAQRREAQLVAEAAAATAAAAGGAHTARRQLLAEIDTRAVAVAETQTQAQQAVAAQAAAHAEAEAAGAALQQATEALAELQRRTESARCTVDQLANREEADRLTARLAKIDAIERDRERIAVELGTIAVTEEMLRRIEDAAAAVDRTGDQLALTSAAIEFTAAADIQLIVGGRQISLPAGQSWSTTAAGPTAVEVAGVLTARVTPGATTLDIHAKHAAAQEEMAAALAAGEVSDLAAARSADQRRRELHSTRDQLTATLAGLCGDEQTDELRSRLAQLRAEHPAGAEPVLTDIGVARAELTAALQAGAAAASECEARRHAATTAATGLAELSTRATVLQNTLQAQRAELDAAAGRLAAERASAGDDELAAAAATALGAAQAAQQRETELTEALAAAAPDAVETELADAKKEADSLRERYEEAARALREITIELSVFGSEGRQGKLDAAETEREHAAHEHSQVGGRARAAQLLRSVMTRHRDTTRRRYVEPYRSELQRLGRPVFGPTFEVDIDSDLCIRSRTLNGITVPYESLSGGAKEQLGILARLAGAALVAKEDAVPVVVDDALGFTDPDRLTKMGELFDTVGTHGQVIVLTCSPDRYDGVKGAHRIDISA; from the coding sequence GTGAAGCTGCGCCGGTTGGTCCTGACGAACTACCGCGGCATATCGCACCGCGAAATCGACTTCCCCGACCACGGCGTCGTCGTGGTGTGCGGCGCCAACGAGATCGGCAAGTCGTCGATGATCGAAGCCCTGGATCTTCTCCTGGAGGCGCGGGACCGCTCGACGAAGAAGGAAGTCAAGCAGGTCAAACCCACGCACAGTGACGTGGGCTCCGAGGTGTCCGCCGAAATAAGTTGCGGCCCTTACCGTTTCATCTATCGCAAGCGGTTTCACAAGAAGTGTGAGACGGAGCTGACCGTGGTCCGGCCGTACCGCGAACAGCTGACCGGCGACGAGGCCCACGAGCGGGTCCGGGCGATGCTGGCCGAGACGGTGGACAGCGACCTGTGGCACGCCCAGCGGGTGCTGCAGTCCGCGTCGACCGCCGCGGTGGATCTGTCCGGGTGCGACGCGCTCTCGCGCGCGCTCGATGTGGCCGCCGGTGACAGCGGGGGCCTATGCGGCACCGAGCCCTTGCTCATCGAGCGCATCGACGCCGAATACGGGCGTTACTTCACCCCGACCGGACGTCCGACGGGCGAGTGGGCCGCCGCGATCGCCCGGCTGGCCGACGCCGAGGCCGCCGTCGCCGAGTGCGCCGCGGCGGTCGCCGAGGTCGACGACCGGGTGGCCCGCCATGCCGTGCTGACCCAACAGGTGGCCGACTTCTCCCAGCGCCGCATCGCCGCCGGGCCGCGGGTCACCGCCGCGCAGCAAGCCGCCGACAAGATCGCCGCGCTGACCGCGCAGCGACGTGAAGCCCAGCTGGTCGCCGAGGCCGCCGCCGCCACCGCCGCCGCGGCCGGCGGAGCCCACACCGCGCGCCGGCAACTGCTCGCCGAAATCGACACCCGCGCGGTCGCCGTCGCCGAAACGCAAACGCAGGCGCAACAAGCCGTGGCAGCCCAAGCGGCGGCGCATGCCGAGGCCGAGGCGGCCGGCGCCGCGCTGCAGCAGGCCACCGAGGCGCTCGCCGAGCTGCAACGCCGGACCGAATCCGCGCGGTGCACGGTCGACCAACTCGCCAACCGCGAAGAGGCCGACCGGTTGACCGCCCGGCTGGCCAAGATCGATGCCATCGAACGGGATCGTGAACGGATCGCCGTCGAGCTCGGCACCATCGCCGTCACCGAGGAGATGCTGCGACGCATCGAGGACGCCGCGGCTGCCGTCGATCGCACCGGCGACCAGTTGGCGCTGACGTCGGCGGCGATCGAATTCACCGCCGCCGCAGACATTCAGCTGATCGTGGGCGGCCGGCAGATCTCCCTGCCGGCCGGACAGAGCTGGTCGACCACCGCGGCCGGACCCACCGCGGTGGAGGTTGCCGGTGTCCTGACCGCGCGGGTCACCCCGGGCGCGACCACACTGGACATTCACGCCAAACACGCTGCGGCACAAGAGGAGATGGCAGCCGCACTGGCGGCCGGTGAGGTGAGCGATCTCGCCGCGGCACGCTCTGCCGACCAGCGCCGCCGCGAGTTGCACAGCACCCGCGACCAGCTCACCGCAACTCTGGCCGGCCTGTGCGGTGACGAACAGACCGACGAGCTGCGGTCGCGGCTGGCGCAATTGCGCGCCGAACACCCCGCAGGGGCCGAACCCGTTCTCACCGACATCGGCGTCGCCCGCGCCGAGCTCACCGCGGCCCTTCAGGCTGGAGCGGCCGCAGCGAGCGAATGCGAGGCACGCCGACACGCCGCCACCACCGCCGCCACCGGGCTCGCGGAGTTGTCCACGCGGGCAACGGTTCTGCAGAACACCCTGCAGGCTCAACGCGCCGAGCTGGACGCCGCCGCCGGCCGGCTGGCCGCCGAACGCGCGTCGGCCGGCGACGACGAACTCGCGGCCGCCGCGGCCACGGCCCTGGGTGCGGCGCAGGCCGCGCAACAGCGTGAAACCGAACTCACCGAAGCGCTGGCCGCGGCCGCACCCGATGCGGTCGAGACCGAATTGGCCGATGCCAAAAAGGAAGCCGACTCGCTGCGCGAACGCTACGAGGAAGCCGCCCGCGCATTGCGTGAGATCACGATCGAACTCTCGGTGTTCGGCAGTGAGGGACGCCAAGGCAAGCTCGACGCCGCGGAAACCGAACGCGAGCACGCCGCCCACGAACACAGTCAAGTGGGCGGCCGTGCCCGCGCCGCGCAACTGCTGCGGTCGGTCATGACGCGCCACCGCGACACCACCCGGCGGCGCTACGTCGAGCCCTATCGCTCGGAGCTGCAGCGGCTCGGCCGCCCGGTCTTCGGCCCGACTTTCGAGGTCGACATCGACAGCGACCTGTGCATCCGTAGTCGCACGCTGAATGGCATCACGGTGCCATACGAATCCCTATCCGGCGGCGCCAAGGAGCAACTCGGCATCCTGGCGCGGCTGGCCGGGGCGGCCCTGGTCGCCAAGGAGGACGCCGTCCCGGTGGTGGTCGACGACGCGCTCGGTTTCACCGACCCGGACCGGTTGACCAAGATGGGGGAGTTGTTCGACACCGTGGGAACCCACGGGCAGGTGATCGTCCTCACCTGCAGCCCCGACCGCTACGACGGTGTCAAGGGCGCCCACCGCATCGATATCAGCGCCTAG
- a CDS encoding DUF3558 domain-containing protein, with the protein MRRDTKALALVASALTILIPAAAGCSDSGGNKSGATSSTPQNGQGSHGAMFPQCGGISDQTVAELTKVTGLINTARNSVGCQWLAGGGILGPHFSFSWYRGSPIGRERKTEELSRASVDDININGHGGFIAVGNEPNLGDSLCEVGIQFQDDFIEWSISFSQKPFPPPCDIAKELARQSIANSK; encoded by the coding sequence GTGCGGCGTGACACGAAAGCGCTGGCTCTCGTGGCGTCAGCATTGACGATCCTGATCCCCGCGGCCGCGGGCTGCTCAGATTCCGGGGGCAACAAATCGGGGGCGACGTCGTCGACGCCGCAGAACGGCCAGGGCAGCCATGGTGCGATGTTCCCGCAATGCGGCGGCATCAGCGACCAGACGGTAGCGGAGCTCACCAAGGTCACCGGGCTGATCAACACCGCGCGCAACTCCGTCGGGTGCCAGTGGCTGGCCGGCGGCGGCATCCTCGGGCCGCACTTCTCCTTCTCCTGGTATCGCGGTAGCCCCATCGGACGGGAACGCAAGACCGAGGAACTCTCGCGTGCCAGCGTCGATGACATCAACATCAACGGCCACGGCGGCTTCATCGCCGTGGGCAACGAGCCCAACCTGGGTGACTCGCTGTGCGAGGTGGGCATTCAATTCCAGGACGACTTTATTGAATGGTCAATCAGTTTCAGTCAGAAGCCGTTCCCACCGCCGTGTGACATAGCGAAGGAATTGGCTCGCCAATCGATTGCGAACTCGAAATGA